In Acidimicrobiia bacterium, the DNA window TCAATTCGATCTTCTAAATGGTTTACTTCAGCTGCCAAAGACCTGTCGTTTAACAATAATGCACTATATGCTAAACCAACACAAACCTCGGAAAGATTTTTCATTTCTACTAAAACATCAACGGCTCTATCTAGATCAGATATTATACCTTGATCGTTTTCTACAATAGGTTTATAAACTGGCGCACCTGCAAGATTACGTAGACCCGAAATCCCATCTGGTGATCCACGAAGTATCAAAATATCATCAGGAAGCAAAATTTGGTCACCGTCCGGATCAATAATCCAATTTGATTGTCTTTTAATAGCAACAACACGCATCGAATATTCTGTAGGCAATTCTAAAGATTCGAGACTTTGATGGGCCATAGGTGAGGTCTCACGAATACGCATTCTGTGAGAAACTTCTTGTGCAGATGCTAGATCATTTAATAGAGCTGCGGGTATACCTAATTTATGGACAACTATTCTGGCTATTTCTGTAGCCGCATACCCCATGCGTTCAATAGATGTCATTACAAGCAATACAGAGCTCATCTGGCTCGCATCTCTTACATTTCTAGCAGCTAATATACAAACTTCGCGCATTTCATGCACTCTCATATATAGATCTGTCTCTAGCTCAAACACTTCCTCTGCCATCTCCTCATCATTAAAAAACAATGCCGCATATGCGAGGTCAATCATTAGTTCAGAATGATCTTTAGCTTCTGCGAGCATTGCCCGAAGATTCCTCGGTGTCGATTCCATTTGTTTCTCCTTTATTTGGTAATTCTATAGTGTTTACTAATTTTTATTTCTAAACTCATATCGGTAATAGCGAAATTACCGACATAAGGACAACCGCTCCTATTAAATCTGACATGGATGTGACTGAAGGT includes these proteins:
- a CDS encoding potassium channel protein codes for the protein MESTPRNLRAMLAEAKDHSELMIDLAYAALFFNDEEMAEEVFELETDLYMRVHEMREVCILAARNVRDASQMSSVLLVMTSIERMGYAATEIARIVVHKLGIPAALLNDLASAQEVSHRMRIRETSPMAHQSLESLELPTEYSMRVVAIKRQSNWIIDPDGDQILLPDDILILRGSPDGISGLRNLAGAPVYKPIVENDQGIISDLDRAVDVLVEMKNLSEVCVGLAYSALLLNDRSLAAEVNHLEDRIDEMRDHLEVWILRAAAEMVDPSQLRGLLRLGGAAEEIGDAAQQLVWLIDTQEEIHPVLKAYLTESDEVVIRMPVAKDSVLVGKTLGEVKLEIETGFFLLAIKHNTRYFYRPKSHLKIRAEDELILNGPNEGRQYLAELCGYVFTEDEETGEYEIVVLPKDSKSDKDN